In Nocardia sp. NBC_00403, one DNA window encodes the following:
- a CDS encoding FkbM family methyltransferase encodes MLTTMQQLRLDDGRMVTCTSPAEARMLWGETTATHGFYRRAAACLCPGDVALDIGANIGLSAMMFADTCPGIQVIAVEPVPVTFRCLDRNIAAHVPDGISLEIAVGATPGTRPFTWYPRATANSGFFADREADDEATKIYLRNCGLDDKAIALITTGLHDGVPLEVEVTTVSAILDEHCRDREIGLLKVDVERAELDVLHGITDADWRRIHVVVAEVHDRDGRLREVCELFGRHGMSAQTQQDPRLIGTEMHEVFAARPRAD; translated from the coding sequence ATGCTGACCACAATGCAGCAACTGCGTCTCGACGACGGCAGAATGGTGACCTGCACGAGCCCAGCCGAGGCCCGGATGCTGTGGGGCGAGACGACCGCGACGCACGGGTTCTACCGGCGTGCCGCCGCGTGCCTTTGTCCTGGAGACGTTGCCCTCGACATCGGCGCCAACATCGGACTCAGCGCGATGATGTTCGCCGACACCTGCCCCGGAATTCAGGTCATCGCGGTCGAGCCCGTACCGGTGACCTTTCGTTGCCTGGACCGCAATATTGCAGCGCACGTTCCGGACGGGATATCCCTCGAGATCGCGGTCGGCGCCACGCCGGGCACGCGGCCGTTCACCTGGTATCCGCGCGCAACGGCGAACTCCGGTTTCTTCGCCGATCGCGAGGCAGACGACGAAGCCACCAAGATCTATCTGCGCAACTGCGGCTTGGACGACAAGGCCATCGCGCTCATCACCACCGGCCTGCACGACGGCGTACCACTGGAGGTCGAGGTCACCACTGTTTCGGCGATACTGGACGAACACTGCCGCGATAGGGAGATCGGGTTGCTCAAAGTCGATGTCGAGCGTGCGGAATTGGATGTCTTGCATGGCATCACCGACGCGGACTGGCGTCGTATCCACGTCGTCGTCGCCGAAGTCCATGATCGCGACGGGCGCCTGCGAGAAGTCTGCGAGCTGTTCGGCCGGCATGGCATGTCCGCGCAGACTCAGCAGGACCCGCGTTTGATCGGAACCGAAATGCACGAGGTATTTGCCGCCAGGCCCCGGGCCGACTGA
- a CDS encoding outer membrane protein assembly factor BamB family protein: MRFEWYPTATATPPPILTGESAYERTTGRVLWTNAQIGIDEYSGRTSAIEGVVDNTVIVRSLDGSELAGLDLTDGHRIWQQPTPFSNTLRYDGIADASHLILTDGTTVHAIDAGDGSTACSMPLPPSGDPRLRSAVKALGGRMVTVTAHEFTGYAAA, translated from the coding sequence ATCCGATTCGAGTGGTATCCGACTGCAACCGCGACGCCGCCGCCGATCCTCACCGGCGAGAGCGCCTACGAGCGAACGACAGGCCGAGTCCTCTGGACCAATGCGCAGATCGGCATCGACGAGTACAGCGGACGCACGAGCGCGATAGAAGGAGTAGTGGATAACACCGTGATCGTCCGATCGCTCGATGGATCAGAGCTGGCCGGTCTCGATCTCACTGACGGACACCGAATATGGCAGCAGCCGACGCCGTTCTCGAACACATTGCGCTACGACGGCATAGCCGACGCAAGCCACCTCATCCTGACTGACGGCACCACCGTGCACGCGATCGACGCCGGAGACGGTTCGACCGCCTGCTCGATGCCGTTACCGCCCAGTGGTGATCCCAGGCTGCGCTCGGCGGTGAAGGCACTGGGTGGTCGCATGGTCACGGTGACCGCGCATGAATTCACCGGATACGCTGCGGCATAA
- a CDS encoding winged helix-turn-helix transcriptional regulator produces the protein MEQRTYNQYCATARTLDLVGERWTLLLLRELLTGPKRFGDLQTGLRGLGTGLLAARLKHLEREGLAHKITLPPPARTPAYALTEAGEELGPAILALARWGLKWTMGEPQPTETFHPGWAVLGLRACFNPQAAAGLRAVYEFRIDDEVFHARIDDETIETLHGPAQHPDAIITISESEFLRLTSQTLTLAEAIKTGAASVSGDEEALRRIKGLFRLPQPRARKTDR, from the coding sequence GTGGAGCAGCGAACGTACAACCAGTACTGCGCGACCGCGCGCACCCTCGATCTCGTCGGCGAGCGTTGGACGCTACTGCTGTTGCGCGAACTGCTGACCGGACCCAAACGGTTCGGCGACCTCCAAACCGGCCTTCGCGGCCTCGGCACCGGTCTCCTCGCCGCCCGCCTGAAACACCTGGAACGCGAGGGCCTGGCACACAAGATCACACTCCCGCCGCCCGCTCGCACCCCCGCCTACGCCCTCACCGAGGCCGGTGAGGAACTCGGGCCCGCGATCCTCGCACTGGCACGATGGGGGCTGAAATGGACAATGGGCGAACCGCAACCCACCGAAACGTTCCACCCGGGCTGGGCGGTCCTCGGCCTACGAGCCTGCTTCAACCCGCAGGCCGCCGCCGGACTCCGCGCAGTGTATGAGTTCCGCATCGACGACGAAGTCTTCCACGCCCGCATCGACGACGAGACGATCGAGACACTGCACGGACCCGCCCAGCATCCCGACGCGATCATCACCATCAGCGAGTCCGAGTTCCTCCGCCTGACCAGCCAAACCCTCACCCTCGCCGAGGCGATCAAAACCGGTGCCGCATCCGTGAGCGGCGACGAAGAAGCCCTGCGCAGGATCAAAGGTCTGTTTCGCCTCCCGCAACCACGCGCCCGAAAGACAGACCGGTAA
- a CDS encoding alpha/beta fold hydrolase: MTTFVLVHGAWHGPWAWDRVTPLLHTAGAHTLTPDLGADGNRGLHDHAAAVIAALDTVSRDDELVLVGHSYAGLVAREAADARPDTVDHIVLVDGWAGGNGASLFSLAPARFVEAIRAAAEASGDGRQIPAPPPAAFGIFAPDTAAWLAARLLPQPLRTFTEPTQLTGAVDRVPGTAIYCRPKTYPFDQFGAAAGYRTLAVDGPHDIMLTDPEPLADLLLTAQSFKNEKREV; the protein is encoded by the coding sequence GTGACCACATTCGTTCTCGTACACGGCGCCTGGCACGGCCCCTGGGCCTGGGACCGCGTCACACCGCTCCTACACACCGCCGGGGCGCACACACTGACCCCCGATCTCGGTGCCGACGGCAACCGCGGGCTGCACGATCATGCCGCCGCTGTCATCGCAGCCCTCGACACCGTCTCCCGGGACGACGAGCTCGTGCTGGTCGGGCACAGTTACGCGGGCCTGGTGGCCCGAGAGGCAGCCGACGCGCGCCCCGATACTGTCGACCACATCGTCCTCGTGGACGGCTGGGCAGGGGGCAACGGTGCCAGCTTGTTCAGCTTGGCTCCCGCCCGCTTCGTCGAGGCGATCCGCGCCGCGGCCGAGGCATCCGGGGACGGACGGCAGATCCCAGCGCCGCCCCCCGCCGCGTTCGGCATCTTCGCTCCCGACACCGCGGCTTGGCTCGCCGCGCGGCTGCTCCCGCAACCACTGCGCACCTTCACCGAGCCCACTCAGTTGACCGGAGCCGTCGACCGAGTTCCCGGAACGGCCATCTATTGCCGACCGAAGACCTACCCCTTCGACCAATTCGGCGCGGCCGCCGGATACCGGACCCTCGCGGTAGACGGCCCGCACGACATCATGCTGACCGACCCGGAACCACTCGCCGACCTGCTCCTGACAGCGCAGTCATTCAAGAACGAGAAGCGCGAAGTCTAG
- a CDS encoding organic hydroperoxide resistance protein: MTTALYTAEAHVTGGRIGHGRTSDGRLHLDLRQPKELGGDGEGTNPEQLFAVGYAACFGTTLALVGRRGKLEANDAQIDSSVSLIPIDGGRFKLGVEMRISLPSVTDEQAVELVKAAHQVCPYSNATRDNIDVALVVNGTRL; this comes from the coding sequence ATGACCACTGCGCTGTACACGGCGGAGGCGCACGTCACTGGAGGCAGGATCGGCCACGGGCGTACATCCGATGGGCGACTGCATCTGGACCTGCGGCAGCCCAAGGAACTGGGCGGCGACGGTGAGGGGACAAACCCCGAGCAACTCTTCGCGGTCGGGTACGCCGCGTGTTTCGGCACGACGCTCGCTCTGGTCGGGCGGCGCGGCAAGCTCGAGGCGAACGATGCGCAGATCGACTCTTCGGTCTCGCTGATCCCGATCGACGGCGGCCGCTTCAAGCTCGGCGTCGAAATGAGGATCTCGCTGCCCTCGGTCACCGATGAGCAGGCGGTCGAGCTGGTCAAAGCAGCCCATCAAGTCTGCCCGTACTCCAACGCCACACGCGACAACATCGATGTGGCACTGGTAGTCAACGGCACCCGGCTGTGA
- a CDS encoding MmcQ/YjbR family DNA-binding protein: MAVHNKEFFRIIDALVDVQRAKGEKYITFSVRGKRFGYYWPRTGTVGLKQTLSEQLALVSERPEVFEVQFTAGGFGWVVVSLAGIEADELSELVFEAWRLSAPEELVAEVPDWAQSAPHPRTR, from the coding sequence GTGGCCGTACACAACAAAGAATTCTTCCGAATCATCGACGCGCTCGTCGACGTGCAACGCGCCAAAGGCGAGAAGTACATCACCTTCAGTGTCCGCGGCAAGCGGTTCGGCTACTACTGGCCGCGGACCGGAACCGTCGGCCTGAAGCAGACCCTGTCCGAACAGCTGGCATTGGTGTCCGAAAGGCCCGAAGTCTTCGAAGTACAGTTCACCGCAGGCGGATTCGGCTGGGTAGTCGTCTCCCTCGCAGGCATCGAGGCCGACGAGCTGTCCGAACTGGTCTTCGAAGCCTGGCGCTTATCCGCTCCCGAAGAACTGGTCGCCGAAGTCCCCGACTGGGCGCAATCGGCACCCCACCCTCGGACCCGATAA
- a CDS encoding HugZ family pyridoxamine 5'-phosphate oxidase: protein MTLDHGDPGDAPSVPQPTAPVANSARPSAAEEARTVAAGTNTGTLASLSADGSPWASFITYGLLDGQPVLCVSRMAEHGRNLAADARASIAVVEPNPPADPLAGTRITLAGVVEQPVGTEAEAARQAHLAAVPAAKYYIDYSDFAVWVLRVQRIRWVGGYGRMDSATAEQYAAAAPDPVIPVAAAAITHLNDDHADALLSMARVLGGYPDSTAASCERADRYGLDLRVVTPRGVARTRVGYAVPLDSIDGLRAATVELARRSREG from the coding sequence ATGACTCTCGATCACGGTGATCCCGGCGACGCGCCTTCGGTTCCGCAGCCGACCGCGCCGGTGGCGAATTCCGCGCGTCCGTCTGCGGCGGAGGAGGCCAGAACTGTTGCGGCGGGGACGAATACGGGGACGTTGGCCAGCCTGAGTGCGGATGGTTCGCCGTGGGCTTCGTTCATCACCTATGGCTTGTTGGATGGTCAGCCGGTGTTGTGTGTGTCCAGGATGGCGGAGCACGGCCGTAATCTGGCCGCGGATGCGCGGGCCAGCATTGCGGTGGTGGAGCCGAATCCGCCTGCCGATCCGTTGGCGGGGACGCGGATCACTCTCGCGGGTGTCGTCGAGCAGCCGGTGGGTACGGAGGCCGAGGCGGCGCGGCAGGCGCATCTGGCGGCGGTGCCTGCGGCGAAGTATTACATCGACTACAGCGATTTTGCGGTGTGGGTGTTGCGGGTGCAGCGGATTCGGTGGGTCGGCGGGTATGGGCGGATGGATTCGGCGACGGCCGAGCAGTATGCCGCTGCCGCGCCGGATCCGGTGATACCGGTTGCCGCTGCGGCGATTACGCATCTCAACGATGATCATGCCGATGCGCTGTTGTCGATGGCCCGGGTGCTCGGCGGGTATCCGGATTCGACGGCGGCCAGTTGTGAGCGCGCGGATCGGTACGGGCTTGATTTGCGGGTTGTGACGCCGCGTGGGGTGGCGCGTACGCGGGTGGGTTATGCGGTGCCGTTGGATTCCATCGATGGGTTGCGGGCGGCGACGGTCGAGTTGGCGCGGCGGTCGCGCGAGGGCTGA
- a CDS encoding SMP-30/gluconolactonase/LRE family protein: MQPHRWTPPQALPRARETRSATPLPPVSRLEVSSAGPEDVVLAPDGRVLAGVDDGSILSIDPSDGDVRRLANTGGRPLGLHADADGSILICDSTRGLLRLDPDGSLEILVDQVDGEPLSFASNVVRDDDGTIYFSSSSRRYRLDQWMGDILEHSGTGRLLRRDPSGAVETLLDGLQFANGVVLSPDRACVVVAETGAYRVSRYWLTGPKAGTHDYLVENLPGFPDNMGLGSDGLVWITLPSPRNPLLDWLFPLPGVLRKIVWTLPAWLQPKPPKTVWVMAVDFDGNVVHDLQIEGTNFSMVTGVVEHEGILYLGSLTESAVGVTRVPS; encoded by the coding sequence ATGCAACCCCACCGCTGGACGCCGCCGCAGGCGCTCCCCCGCGCTCGTGAAACGCGCAGCGCCACACCGCTCCCCCCGGTTTCCCGGCTGGAGGTGTCGAGCGCGGGCCCTGAGGATGTGGTACTCGCGCCGGATGGGCGGGTGCTTGCCGGGGTCGACGACGGGTCGATCCTCAGCATCGACCCGTCCGACGGGGACGTGCGACGGCTCGCGAACACCGGTGGCAGACCGTTGGGGCTGCATGCCGACGCGGACGGCTCGATACTCATCTGCGATTCGACGCGCGGACTGCTGCGGCTGGATCCCGATGGCAGCCTCGAAATTCTCGTCGACCAGGTCGACGGCGAGCCACTCTCCTTCGCCAGCAACGTCGTTCGCGATGACGACGGCACGATCTACTTTTCGTCGTCATCGCGCCGCTATCGCCTTGATCAGTGGATGGGCGACATATTGGAGCATTCCGGCACCGGCAGGCTGCTGCGCCGCGATCCGTCGGGCGCGGTCGAAACTCTGCTTGACGGACTGCAATTCGCCAATGGGGTGGTCCTGTCCCCCGATCGTGCGTGTGTGGTGGTTGCCGAGACGGGCGCATATCGTGTGTCGCGCTATTGGCTCACCGGACCCAAGGCCGGCACCCATGATTATCTCGTCGAGAACTTGCCGGGTTTTCCGGACAACATGGGTCTCGGTAGCGACGGACTCGTCTGGATCACTCTGCCCTCGCCTCGAAATCCCTTGCTGGACTGGCTATTTCCGCTGCCGGGCGTGCTGCGAAAGATCGTGTGGACGTTGCCGGCGTGGTTGCAGCCGAAACCGCCGAAGACGGTCTGGGTGATGGCCGTCGACTTCGACGGCAATGTCGTGCACGATCTTCAGATCGAAGGCACCAATTTCTCGATGGTCACCGGCGTTGTCGAGCACGAGGGGATTCTCTATCTGGGGAGTCTCACCGAGTCCGCGGTCGGTGTGACGCGGGTTCCGTCCTGA
- a CDS encoding NAD(P)-dependent oxidoreductase — translation MTDRSTPDSNAGHAPVTVIGLGLMGRALAEAFLAAGHSTTVWNRSATKAEPLVAQGATLAGSVREAVAASPLMVICVTDYEAARELLDPLGDVLTDTVLVNLTSGTSAQARETAEWATARGASYLDGVILGIPPAIGTADAVLLYSGPQSAFDHHEATLRSLGANTTYLGVDHGLSSLYDMAMLSMMWSVLNGFLHAAALLGTAQVDAATVAPFLNNGIGSMTEWITAYADQIDAGKFPAEDATIDTHLASMEHLVQESETLGVNAELPRFVKMLADRAVARGRGGDGYAAMIEQFRKP, via the coding sequence ATGACCGATAGATCGACGCCCGACTCCAACGCCGGCCACGCGCCGGTCACCGTCATCGGCCTCGGGCTCATGGGCCGAGCCCTGGCTGAAGCGTTCTTGGCCGCTGGACACTCGACAACCGTATGGAACCGCTCGGCCACCAAGGCCGAACCGCTCGTCGCCCAAGGCGCCACCCTTGCGGGCTCGGTCCGCGAAGCCGTCGCAGCAAGCCCACTCATGGTCATCTGCGTCACCGACTACGAGGCGGCACGCGAGCTGCTCGACCCGTTGGGGGATGTGCTCACCGACACGGTTCTGGTGAACCTGACCTCGGGCACCTCAGCCCAGGCGCGGGAGACCGCCGAGTGGGCAACCGCGAGAGGCGCGTCCTACCTCGACGGCGTAATCCTGGGTATTCCCCCGGCCATCGGTACCGCAGACGCCGTTCTCCTCTACAGCGGTCCACAGTCGGCCTTCGACCACCACGAGGCGACCCTGCGGAGCCTGGGCGCGAACACCACCTACCTCGGCGTCGATCATGGCTTGTCCTCGTTGTACGACATGGCGATGCTGAGCATGATGTGGAGCGTTTTGAACGGATTCCTACACGCCGCTGCCCTGCTCGGTACCGCGCAGGTCGACGCGGCGACAGTCGCGCCATTCCTGAACAACGGGATCGGCAGCATGACCGAGTGGATCACCGCCTACGCGGACCAGATCGATGCAGGCAAGTTCCCCGCCGAGGACGCCACCATCGACACCCACCTGGCGTCCATGGAGCACCTCGTCCAGGAGAGCGAGACACTCGGTGTCAATGCCGAACTTCCCAGGTTCGTCAAGATGTTGGCCGACCGGGCGGTGGCACGGGGTCGTGGCGGCGACGGCTACGCCGCGATGATCGAGCAGTTCCGAAAGCCATAG
- a CDS encoding MerR family transcriptional regulator: MLIGELSRRTGVGTHLLRYYESQGLLEPGRGANGYREYTDDAILTVTQIRGLLEAGFSTEDIGLLLPCATGASPDIAPCTELLDVLRARLRGLDERIDALTQNRQALRSYLEAAERAPAIVCDPTR, encoded by the coding sequence GTGTTGATCGGGGAACTGAGCCGCCGCACCGGAGTCGGCACGCATCTACTGCGCTACTACGAATCCCAGGGTTTGCTAGAGCCCGGCCGTGGAGCCAACGGATACCGCGAGTACACCGATGACGCCATCCTGACCGTCACCCAGATCAGAGGGCTGCTCGAGGCGGGATTCTCGACCGAGGACATCGGTCTCCTGCTGCCCTGCGCGACCGGCGCAAGCCCTGACATCGCGCCATGTACCGAGTTGCTCGACGTACTCCGGGCACGCCTTCGGGGGCTCGACGAACGCATCGACGCACTCACTCAGAACCGTCAAGCGTTGCGCAGCTATCTGGAGGCAGCCGAACGAGCGCCTGCCATCGTGTGCGACCCGACACGGTAA
- a CDS encoding metal-dependent hydrolase, whose product MLGHSHATSGAFAWSVAAATLPVSAMTYPVLTSADVHLGPVDILLGVFLTAGAALLPDADHPNGTIAHVLGPISYYLCRFISWISGGHRHATHSFAFVVAVAYGTWAGEHWLGRYFTLALAFFLLALAVRALHICPSGDGIKAWGTVVILAAAGTFAMDHWITDKPVWLPFSVGLGALAHLAGDCLTDRGCRLFWPFPLRTRVPIIDRTGNKVETWVLSPLFTLGALSALWYVFTTSP is encoded by the coding sequence GTGCTAGGACATTCTCATGCGACCAGTGGCGCGTTTGCCTGGTCGGTAGCGGCCGCGACCTTGCCCGTATCGGCGATGACGTATCCCGTATTGACAAGTGCGGACGTGCATCTCGGCCCTGTCGACATACTGTTGGGCGTCTTTCTGACGGCGGGCGCCGCGCTCCTGCCCGATGCAGACCACCCCAACGGCACCATCGCCCACGTGCTCGGACCGATTTCGTACTACCTGTGCCGATTCATCTCATGGATATCGGGCGGGCACCGCCATGCCACGCACTCGTTCGCGTTCGTCGTCGCCGTGGCATACGGGACCTGGGCAGGCGAACACTGGCTCGGACGATATTTCACCCTCGCACTCGCCTTCTTCCTTCTGGCCCTCGCGGTACGCGCACTACATATCTGCCCCTCCGGTGACGGCATCAAAGCGTGGGGCACCGTGGTGATCCTCGCCGCCGCGGGCACCTTCGCCATGGACCACTGGATCACCGACAAACCGGTCTGGCTACCGTTCTCCGTCGGCCTGGGTGCACTCGCCCACCTCGCGGGCGACTGCCTCACCGACCGCGGCTGCCGCCTGTTCTGGCCTTTCCCGCTGCGCACCCGCGTGCCGATCATCGACCGCACCGGCAATAAGGTCGAAACCTGGGTTCTGTCACCATTGTTCACCCTCGGCGCCCTTTCGGCGCTCTGGTACGTCTTCACCACCAGCCCCTGA
- a CDS encoding DUF4913 domain-containing protein, which yields MSDEQRPTLFGSVVEFVESYLTLIYQRDIDIHAWCPEWWQHAEAVVRLDTLWRTWEYYRLDGNTGLSVWFLDHADAHMGVLLSLDGPFSGCSVRKGHSAKVPPLPLEAPPLPNMFRSPTLTRDD from the coding sequence ATGAGTGACGAGCAGAGGCCGACCTTGTTCGGCTCCGTTGTCGAGTTCGTCGAGAGTTACTTGACGCTGATCTATCAGCGCGACATCGACATTCACGCGTGGTGCCCGGAATGGTGGCAGCACGCCGAGGCCGTTGTACGCCTGGATACGCTCTGGAGAACGTGGGAGTACTACCGGCTCGACGGCAACACCGGGCTCTCGGTGTGGTTTCTCGACCATGCCGATGCTCACATGGGCGTCCTACTCAGCCTCGACGGTCCGTTCAGCGGCTGCTCGGTCCGCAAGGGCCACTCCGCCAAGGTACCTCCCCTGCCACTGGAAGCCCCCCCTCTCCCGAACATGTTCCGATCTCCGACTCTCACCCGAGACGACTAG
- the yczE gene encoding membrane protein YczE — protein sequence MLVRRLVALYVGLWLYGLSMAVMIRAGLGLDPWDVFHQGVAAHVPISFGAVTALTGVVVLLAWIPLRQWPGVGTVSNVVVIGVSVDVGLWMLPEWDSIPLRVTAMTAAVVLNAVATVLYIGAGMGPGPRDGLMTGLVRRTGWSVRWVRTGIEVSVLAAGWVLGGSVGIATLVYAFGIGPLIQVMIPYANRFLPGFRVDRASEPAVVVAAP from the coding sequence ATGTTGGTTCGGCGTTTGGTGGCGCTCTATGTCGGGTTGTGGTTGTACGGGTTGTCGATGGCGGTGATGATTCGTGCTGGTTTGGGGTTGGATCCGTGGGATGTGTTCCACCAGGGTGTGGCGGCGCATGTGCCGATCAGCTTCGGGGCGGTAACGGCGCTTACCGGGGTGGTTGTGCTGCTGGCGTGGATTCCGTTGCGGCAGTGGCCCGGTGTGGGGACGGTGAGCAATGTGGTGGTCATCGGGGTATCGGTGGATGTCGGGTTGTGGATGCTGCCGGAGTGGGATTCGATTCCGCTGCGGGTGACGGCAATGACTGCGGCGGTGGTGCTGAATGCGGTCGCGACGGTGTTGTACATCGGTGCAGGGATGGGTCCGGGTCCGCGGGATGGACTGATGACTGGACTGGTTCGGCGGACCGGGTGGTCGGTGCGATGGGTGCGAACCGGGATCGAGGTGTCGGTGCTGGCCGCCGGTTGGGTGCTGGGTGGCAGTGTCGGCATCGCAACGCTGGTGTACGCGTTCGGCATCGGGCCACTGATTCAAGTGATGATCCCGTATGCAAATCGGTTCCTACCGGGATTTCGCGTGGACCGTGCGAGCGAGCCTGCTGTGGTTGTCGCCGCACCATGA
- a CDS encoding RidA family protein, whose protein sequence is MTTHLDPDELHSNPAFTQGVIAPAARTVYVGGQLGTDSAGTLLDGIEAQTTQAMRNVLAVLAAAGTGPEHVVKLNIYLVDGVDAQVGYAASRSVWGNHRTAITVVSTAGHARPGALVEIDAVAIIPE, encoded by the coding sequence ATGACCACACACCTCGACCCCGACGAGCTCCACAGCAACCCCGCCTTCACGCAGGGCGTGATCGCACCCGCCGCCCGGACGGTCTATGTCGGTGGCCAGCTCGGCACCGACAGCGCCGGGACACTGCTCGACGGTATCGAGGCGCAAACCACTCAGGCAATGCGAAACGTGTTGGCTGTGCTCGCTGCCGCGGGTACCGGTCCCGAGCATGTCGTCAAACTCAACATCTACCTCGTCGATGGGGTCGACGCACAGGTGGGATACGCGGCATCGCGATCAGTGTGGGGCAATCACCGCACAGCCATCACCGTCGTTTCCACCGCAGGACATGCCCGCCCCGGCGCGCTCGTGGAGATCGACGCAGTAGCGATCATCCCCGAATAG
- a CDS encoding helix-turn-helix transcriptional regulator, with amino-acid sequence MDVASSSERGTTERVLTLLGLLQQRPVWTGPELADRLGVTPRTVRRDVERLRALGYPVRAGQGVGGGYRLGPGQDLPPLLLDDEEAIVTAVSLLVGAGGAVAGAGDAALRALTKLDRVLPTRLRHEVRALSGSVESFDGGRTPVDPEVLITLARACRDEVEASFGYPSGSEVRRRRVEPYRLVASDRRWYLLAYDLDRDDWRSFRVDRMTDVSARTWCFRPRVVPDAASYVQEGVASRVYAQQARFLVHASADTVRAQIPASAAVVRRRGSEVCEVLSGADRLDVVLMHVLLLGHDFEVLDPPELGSRCRVLAERLLAAGAPISSVPDVEL; translated from the coding sequence ATGGACGTGGCAAGCAGTAGCGAGAGGGGTACTACGGAGCGGGTGCTCACCCTGCTCGGGCTGCTGCAGCAGCGCCCGGTCTGGACCGGCCCCGAGTTGGCGGATCGGCTCGGGGTGACGCCGCGCACGGTACGGCGCGATGTCGAGCGGTTGCGGGCGCTCGGCTATCCGGTGCGTGCCGGACAGGGTGTCGGTGGTGGCTACCGGCTCGGCCCGGGGCAGGATTTGCCGCCGCTGCTTCTCGATGACGAGGAGGCGATCGTGACCGCGGTTTCGCTGCTGGTCGGTGCGGGTGGCGCGGTCGCCGGTGCCGGCGACGCCGCACTCCGGGCGCTGACCAAGCTCGACCGGGTGTTGCCCACCCGGTTGCGGCACGAAGTGCGTGCACTCTCCGGGTCGGTGGAGTCTTTCGACGGAGGCCGCACGCCGGTCGATCCCGAGGTGCTCATCACGCTGGCCAGGGCCTGCCGTGATGAGGTCGAGGCCAGCTTTGGCTACCCGTCCGGGAGTGAGGTGCGACGGCGGCGGGTCGAGCCCTACCGTCTGGTCGCCTCCGACCGGCGCTGGTATCTCCTTGCTTATGACCTCGATCGTGATGACTGGCGCAGCTTCCGCGTCGATCGGATGACTGATGTGTCGGCACGAACCTGGTGCTTCCGGCCGCGCGTGGTACCCGACGCGGCGTCGTATGTGCAGGAGGGTGTGGCGAGCCGGGTCTATGCGCAGCAGGCGCGTTTCCTGGTGCACGCGTCGGCCGATACGGTGCGCGCGCAGATTCCGGCGTCGGCGGCCGTCGTGCGACGGCGAGGGAGCGAGGTCTGCGAGGTGCTCAGTGGCGCCGACAGACTCGACGTTGTGCTGATGCACGTGCTGCTGCTGGGGCACGATTTCGAGGTGCTCGATCCGCCGGAGCTGGGGAGTCGTTGTCGCGTGTTGGCGGAGAGGCTGCTGGCGGCTGGTGCGCCGATCTCATCGGTGCCGGATGTGGAGCTGTGA